The DNA window CTTTTATTAGTCAGTTGAATGAAAGATTTGATTGGTTCATTAATTAATCTGGGAGGATCATCGATTATGTTTTCTGATATTGAGGTTAACGATAAGGGACACCTTGTGATTGGAGGCGCCGATGCAGTTGAACTGGCAGATGAATACGGCACCCCACTCTATGTTATCGATGAGATGAGAATAAGGGACAATTACAGGAGGCTCCACAGGGCATTCTCCAGGAACTATTCAGATTTCCAGGTGTTCTACGCATGTAAGGCCAACACCAACCTCGCGGTTATGAGGATACTTGAGGAGGAGGGCAGTGGAATCGATGCCGTGTCTCCGGGGGAGATCTACACCGCCCTCATGGCAGGTTTTGACCCTGAAAGGATCCTCTACACAGGCAACAATGTGAGGGATGATGAGCTGCAGTTTGCACTTGAAGCGGGTGTGAGGATCAATATTGATTCAAGGTCACAGCTTCTGAGGCTGGCGGAGATGGCCCCTGAGGGACTTGAGGTATCATTCAGGGTCAACCCCCTTGTGGGTGCAGGCCACCATGAGCACTGCATCACCGGCGGGGAGATGAGCAAGTTCGGTATCATGGAAAGCGAGGCCCCGGAGGTTTACAGTCTCGCACTTGACCTTGGCCTTAAGCCGGTGGGTATACATGCCCATATAGGGTCAGGAATACTTGACCCGGAGCCCTTCATGCTGGCAGTTGAGTCCCTCATGGATATCGCGGGAAGGGTCCATGGGGAGACAGGGGTCGAATTTGAATTCATAGACTTCGGCGGAGGTCTTGGCATACCCTACACTCCAGATGAGGAGCCACTGGACATCGATGAATTCGCATCACGGATAACGTGCCTCTTTAAGGATAAACTATCTGATTATGGCCTTGGAAAGCCTGTGATGTGCCTTGAACCTGGAAGGTACATAGTTGGGGATGCATCATATCTCCTAACACGCGTTAACACCATAAAGGAGAGTTACAGGAAATTCGCAGGGGTTGACGCAGGCTTCAACACACTGCTGAGGCCGGCCATGTATGGTTCCTACCACCACATCCTGGTTGCAGACAGGCCCCTTGCTGAGCCCTCAGGGAAGATAGACATAGCAGGGAATGTGTGTGAATCAGGGGACCTATTTGCAAGGGACAGGCCCATGCCTGAGGTCAGTGAGGGTGACATCCTTGCCATCATGAATGCAGGTGCCTATTCCTTCTCAATGGCCTCCCAGTACAACTCCCGCCCACGACCGGCTGAGGTGCTTGTAAGGGATGGTGATGCAGAGGTTGTAAGGAGGAGGGAGACATTCGCTGATCTCCTATCAGGACAGACCATACCTCCAAGGCTCCTTAAGAGGTAGATAGAATGACGAGGATGGTAATGTTCTCCAAGATGCATGGACTTGGAAATGACTATGTGGTTATAGATGAGAGCACCCAGGAGTGCATACCTGAGGATAAAAAGTCTGAATTCGTCAGGGAGGTATGCACCAGGGGATTCTCTGTTGGGGCCGATGGCGTCATATTTGTCCAGCCAGCAGCTGGTGAGGGGGATATACGGTTCAGGATATTCAATGCCGATGGAAGCGAGGCAGAGATGTGCGGTAACGGAATAAGGTGCTTCTCAAAGTTTGTATACGATAATGCCATTGTGAGAAAGGGAAAACTTGATGTTGAAACCCTTGCAGGCATCAAAACCGTGGAGCTTGAGGTTGGTGATGATGGTTCAGTGGTCTCCTCAAGGGTTGATATGGGTACCGCAACATTCAAGACGGACCAGATACCCATGGATGTGGGGGAATGTGAGTTCATAGACCGTTTCCTCCCGGTTGAGGGTGAGGATATCAAGCTCACAGCACTGAGCGTCGGGAACCCCCATGCGGTGATATTTGTGGATGATGCCAGGTCGGTGGACCTGGAGCGGCTTGGCCCCGCAATAGAGAATCACCCCCTGTTCCCTGAGAGGATCAACGTGCATTTTGTTGAGGTGGTTGATCCATCTGAGATCATCATGGTAACCTGGGAGAGGGGTGCCGGCCCAACCATGGCCTGTGGAACAGGGGCCACAGCCAGTGTGATTGCAGGGGTTAAACTTGAAAAACTGGATGACAGTGTCCTGGTGCATCTACCTGGAGGTGAACTGAAAATAGACGTCTACCAGGAGGGTACAGAGCTGGGGGCCTACATGGAGGGCGATGCGGTCCTTGTGTTTGATGGGATACTCATAAGGGATCCCTAGCCCTCATTCATAACGGCCCTTATGAGGACTATCTCCTCAAAGAAGTACCTTTCACTTGCGGTAACCTCTGCATCAAAACCCAGAGTCCGGAGCCTTTCAAGCGTCCTTTCGGTGTCTGAGAGTGAGGATTGAACGAGCTGGATTCTTCCACCGGGCTTCAGGTGTTCAGCCACATCATCCAGGAAGCGGTCTATAACCCTCCTCCCGTCGGGCCCCCCATTCCAGGCAAGGTCTATCGGGTCCTCTGTGAAATCCTCCTCACCCACAGGTAGGTATGGGGTGTTGAAGAGTATAACGTCAAATTTCTCACCCCTCACAGGGTCAAAGAGGTCGCCATGGAGCAACCTTAACCTGGAACCATTCAGGGCAGCGTTTTTCCTGGCACATTCTACTGCAGTGGGGTTTATATCTGTTGCAGTCACATCAGCCTTCTCTGAGGCCTTTATGGCAACCAGCCCAGTACCGGTGCCTATTTCAAGGACACTTTCACCCTCTCCAACATCAAGGTTATCTGCAAGCAGGAAGGTGTCCTCTGCAGGTTCATATACGTCCCGGCATGTTTCGATTTTCAGCTCACCGTATCTTATCATTTCAACCATCCTCATCAAGGAGGAATATATCCTCGATGTGCTCCCCCCCGAGGGCCCTTGTGATCCTGTGGGCGAGGATGAGGGATGGGCTGTAGCGTCCCCTCTCAAGGGCTATTATGGTCTGCCTTGTAACCCCCACCATCTCTGCCAGTTCCTCCTGGGTCAGTCCAAGCTTGTTTCTGTATTCCCTTATCAGGGTTTTCAATTTTCCCTCTCCAGGCGATAGTTTGTCACCGATTTGGCGATAACCCCTGCAACCAGTGCAATCACAGGGATGGGATCCACATGGGGGTCACCCTTAAGGGAACTTGATATGAGTTCGATGAATATTCCCACCACAAGGACTGGCATCATGGCCCAGGCCGCGTTTCTCTCGGCTACTGCCTCGTGGATGTATTCCCTTTCATCCCTCCTGACCTTCCACATAACATCAAACATGTCAATGAATAGGAATACGAGCCATGCTGCTGTTACGTATGTCCTTGCCATGGTGCTGAGGGGGAGGAGCTGGACCGCTATAAGGATGAGAAGCACAGATGCCAGGTATGCAGCGCCCTGCCAGGTTTTAACTGAACTCCCCAGCCACCATACTTTCTTCTTCCAAACCATTCGGGTCTTGCTATTATCAAAACAATCACCATGTAAAAAATAGTTTACATAATATTTATATTTTTCTATAGTTGGCATACTTCAGGGGGGCCATGATGCTCATGAGGCCCCTGAGAGGTCCTCCATGCGTTCTGCTATTTCAAGTATCTCCTCTGGCTTCAGCTGAAAGACCCTCTTCTCAAGTATATCAGATGGAAGAACATCCAGAACCTCATTGAGGTTCAGATCAACCTTTATCTCGTGGAATGACTCCCTGAGCGACTTGGAGGTTTTTTTCTTTCTGTGCTGGAAGAGGGCGCGGCACACATCCTCAAAAAGCGCAGGGAGCCTGAATCCAGTGGGTCTGAAGGTCACAACCGCAGAGTCAACGCGGGGCCTCGGGAAAAAGCAGCCCGGTTTGAGGTAATCTACTATCCTGACCTCTGCAAGGAAGTGCAACATTACAGAGAGCCTTGAGTAATTCCTCGTACCCGGCTCTGCAACCATCCTTGCAGCAAACTCCCTCTGGTACATGAGGACCCCCAGCTCGAATTCATGCCTTAGCAGCCTGAAGGTTACAGGGGATGATATCTGGTAGGGAAGGTTGGATACCACCTTATTGAACTCTGGAAAATCAACCTTAAGGGCGTCACCCACAATGATATCCACATTGTCCCCTTTTACTCTATCGGCAAGGATCCCTGCAATGAAGGGGTCGCTCTCAATTGCAGTGACATGACCTGCAAGTTCTGCCATGGGGAGTGTCAGCGTACCTATGCCCGCCCCTATCTCCAAGACATGATCATGTGGCCCCAAATTGGCATATTTGAGTATCCGTTGCCTTTTACCGTCATCAACAAGGTAATTCTGCCCCAGACTCCTTCTGAGCCTGACACCATACTTCCTCAGAACGTCCCTTGTCTCTCTGTAGAGTCCCGTCATAAAATAAATTGGTTATTAGGTTAAAATCAGTCCCTCTTCTTCTGGGGGGGTCTTGTGAATATTGTGTACTTCCTTTTTCCCCGCTTGGCGCCCTCAACGTCCAGTTCCATGAGGACCCTCCTGACGATGAGCTTGACAGGGTCTGATAGCATGGGGACCCTGTTCTTTATGTCCTCAAAACTCTCAAAGGGCTTTTCCTCACGGGCCTTCAGGATATCCCACATGCGCTTTTTACCGATTCCTGGAAGAAGTTCAAGCTGATGAAGCCTGGTGCTTATGGGGCCCGCCTCATTGAAGAAACGCACGAACCTGTCCTCGTTGGACTTTATTATTTCCTCAATGACGTAGGGCAGTTCAACCCTGGCTGTGGCTGTGAGTTCATTGTGCCGGAGTCTCCTGTTTATCCTGGCTATCTTATCCCTTTTACCCTTACCTATGTAGACCTCCTCATGAATCTCAAGGTCAACATCTGGCCTGGGTGTTAACTCAAGGAGGGTGAACTCGTCCTTGCCCAGAGCCTGGGCAACAGGCCTCTTCTTGAATGTACCGAAACCTTCACTAACGTAACCAAGTGGAAGGTAATCCAGTATGATAGCGTACTCTTCCATGAAATCACATACTCTAATTTTTCAGGTCAGATATTATTTTTATTCGACCCGGTATTTATCTATTACCTCGAGTATGCCTGGCAGGTCCTCTGCCTTTATTGGGACCCTTTCCTTGGCAAAGATTAAACGGAGGTCAGATAGGTCCACAGGCATGATATCTGCGATCTTGACAGCATGCCTCCTTTTCAGGTTGGGGATACCCATCAGTTCCTCAATGAGACTCCTGCTGGTTTCAGGGTCAAGCCTTGAAAAGCGGGTTACATGGTCAAGGACAAGGTTCTGCTCGTAGGTGAGCTCATGTTCTTCCCCGAATTTTTCAAGTATCTCCTTAACCTCTGCCATAGAAACAGGTTCACTTTCCAGAACCTTTTTCCCTATCATGGGAATCACTCTTGCATCTGAAGGTGCTCTGGCCTCACAACAAGCTGTTTCTCCTTGTTACCATCCCTTATGGACACAACATATGATCTGCCCATCATACCGGCAACACGGCCTGTTTTACCATGGAAGCGGGGGTGGGGCTGGCCCCTGTGGATGCTCGGATCTATTATTATGTGTACAAGGTCACCCTCACTGAAGCTCTGGATCTTCCTTGTTATCGGGTTTGATCTTCCAGGCCTTTTAACCTTCTGAAGCTTGTGTCTTGTTTTACTTCTGAAACCTCTTGATCTTCTCATTTTTTAACCTCCATAAAAGCCTGTGATGGCTTGTAACAGTCATTAAAACCTTACAAGAATCAGACATCTAAACTTATAAGTTCTGTATTTAACATTTCCATAAATATATATTTTTCCTCAGGGTCAGGGGGATCTCTCAAGTTGAAGGGAAGATAATCACAGGGCATGTCTTTTGGGTCAGGGGGATCTCATGCGGCCTCACCGACCTCAAGGACATCAAGGCTGGCGCACCTTGCAGGGACACCCAGAATACTGCTCACGCTGGGCTCTGTACGTCCAGAATCACCCGAGATCAGTTCCTTTATGTACAGTCCACCCTCCGCCTTTATTATGAGTTCCAGGTGACCGTTAAGGCGTTTCCAGGATATTTCAAGGACCCTGCGTTCCCTGATCCTGTCAGCCCTTCTGTGCGAAACCCTCAGCGGCGTCCTCTGCCTTATCAGGTCAAGTTTCTCAAGCTTTACCAGGTCCTCATCAGACACGGCACCTTCGAGTTCAACAATGGCACGGTAGACCTTGTATTTTTTTCTGGATGACTCCTTCAGTTCCACCTTTCTGTTCCTTGAGGAGAACCTCAGATCAGCCACCTCAACCATACCCCTGGCTCTTCTGTTTATCTCATCCTCCAGTGCCCTGAGGTCTGGTGTGCGGATTGCTGGCTCCCTAATCTCCAGTACAAAGGGTCTTCCGGTTCCAAGCATCCGCACATCCACATCCTCCCTGCCAGAGCCATGAAACTTACTGTCACGTCCCCCTGTTGCCTCAAGAGCTGGTTCTGATATGAGCTCCTCCACGGAGGTGGAGTACATTTTACCGGTATAATCGCACCTGCTGCATCCCCTCCCACGGCAGCTCCTGCAGGGCCACCTTGTCTGGGGTATCCCGCGGACAAGTTTACGGTATCGCCCCTCAATGAAGATGGGGTTTATCTGAACATGGACCCTTATCTTCCCCCTCAGATCAACCGTTATCACAAGGTCCGGCGATTCAAAATCCACGCCACAGTGGAGGATGGAGGTGACCCTCTTGCCGAGTTCACGGTTCACCTCCCTCTTGACACCCTCCACCTGGATTCCAAGGCGCTTGTTTATCTCTTCATCAATTCTGAGCACATCATCAGGGAGCCTTGTACCCACAAGAACCGATGAGTACTCCAGGTTGAGGCCGTCCACCTTCTCCCTGACCATCAGGGCCGCCTCATCGAGCCTCTCAAACACATCACCACATACCCTGCAGGGACCTTCCAGCTGGAGTGAAAATTTTTCAACAAGCCTTTCACCCCTCAGACGATTTCCTGGACCCTCCAGAACATCAGAAAAACGTCTTCCAAGGCAGTGGGGGCATATTCTTGAGTCTGTGGTATCCAAGATGGCATCAAGTCTTTCCTGAACATCCATTTTCATTCTCCTGGTTTAAATCAGATCTACCTCATGAACTGCCTCATCAGCTGACCCATCGGGCCACCCATCTTTCTCCTGCCAAGGCCCTTCATGGCCTTCCTTGTTACCCTGTAGTACTTTAAAAGTTCCTTGACGTCCTCGTTCCGGGTACCTGACCCCCTTGATATCCTCCGGATCCTGGATTGCTTGATTATATCAGGTTTTTCCAGCTCCTCCTCTGTCATGGAGTCCATTATGATAAGGTACTTCCTTATGGTCTCCTCAGTCATCTTTGTGGCATCCTTTGGGAGCTTCCCGACACCCGGGAGCATGCTCATGACCTGCTGCAGGGGGCCCATCTTGCCCATCATCTCAAACTGGACCCTCATATCCTTCAGAGTGAACTTCCCTGATAGTATGGCGTCAAGGGATTCCTCAGCAAGCTCCTCATCTGAGACCTCCTCAACCTTTTCAAGGAGACTTTTGAGGTCCCCCATTCCAAGAAGCCTTGATATGAACCTTTCAGGGTCAAAGACCTCCAGGTCATCTATTCGTTCACCGGTACCTATGAACCTGATGGGTGCACCAATCTCTGCAACCGCTGAGAGGGCGCCTCCACCCTTGGCTGAACCATCAAGCTTTGTAATGATTATTGACCCGATATCTGTGGCCTCCCTGAATGCAAGGGCCTGCTCCCTTGCCTGCTGGCCAATCGTCCCATCAATTACGAGTATGGCCTCATGGGGTTTAATGACGGCTGAGAGTTCCTCCATCTCCCTGAGAAGGTCCTTCTCCTCCTTGTGCCTTCCTGCGGTGTCGAATATGATAACATCCTTTTTCTGAAACCTTTCAAGTCCCTTCTCTGCAAGTTCAAGGGCGTTTTTGTTTTCAGGGTCACCGTAGACACTGATATCCTGACCCTCTGTGTACTGCTTCAGCTGTTCAAAGGCCGCGGGTCTCCAGGTGTCTGTACAGACCACACCCACCGTGAAACCCTTCTTACGCAGGTACCTTGCAAGTTTACCGATGGTTGTTGTTTTACCGCTCCCCTGGAGCCCCAGGAAGAGTATCCTGTAGGGTTTCTCCTCTATCTTTAATTCATGGGACCTTTCACCAAGGAGCTTAACCATCTCCTCGTAGACTATGCTTATGATGTGCTCCTTGGGTGTTATCCCCTTGGGGGGCTCCTCGTTAAGAGCCCGCTCCTCTATTGATTTTGACAGATTGAATACAAGCTTTATGTTAACGTCAGACTGGATCAGGGCCCTCTGTATATCCTTGATGACTTCCTTAACGACCTCCTCATCAACTATGGTCATCCCTGCCAGTTTTTTCATAGTTTTACTGAGACTCCTGCCCAGATTTCCAAGCATAGTTTCACCTGCAGTGATCAGTAATCATTAATTATTGTTGGGGCCAACTTATATATTAAGATCCTTTATAAAGCGTATCCTGTGCTGCTGTGGATAAACTGAAACAGGCAGTTCATCGTTGCTGTTCACAAATCATACCGGGTGATTGGAAATGCTTGATAAACTAAAGGAAAGCCTCAGAAATTCTCCCGTAATCAAGAAGGGGGATTATGACTACTTTGTTAACCCTGTAACTGATGGAATACCACTCACAGAGCCTGAAATCCTTGAGGAGATTGCAGATGAAATAGTTAGAAGATTCAATCCAGATCCGGCCAGTGTGGATAAGATAATTTGCATTGAGGCCATGGGTATACACCATGCGACGGTGCTATCACTCAAAACCCGCATACCCTTCGTTGTCGTAAGAAAAAGGAGGTACGGCCTCCCTGGGGAGGTTGCGGTTCATCAGATGACAGGTTACAGTGAGGGAGAACTTTACATAAATGGTGTTGATGGGGATGATCGTGTAATGGTAATAGATGACGTCGTGAGTACCGGTGGAACACTGCTGGCTGTCCTCGAGGCCCTAAGTGAGATGGAAGTTGAGGTTGTGGACGTTGTAACCGTCATAGATAAGGGTGAGGGCTCAAGGGTGGTGAAGGAGAGGACAGGATTCAATGTAAGGAGCCTTGTGAAGGTGGATGTTGTTGACGGGAAGGTCACCGTTGAGGAAATCCCGGATGGGGGGCTGAAGGATTAAATGTCACTCTATGATCTTGAAACAGAAAGGGTTATCAGGGAAATAAAGCGCCTCAAAGTGGTTGTTGTCGGACTTCAATTTCCTGAGGGACTTAAAACCAGGGCTGTTGAACTTGCCGGGATTATAGAATCAGAAACGGATGCAACAACTGTTATATCTGCAGACCCATGCTTCGGTGCATGTGATGTTTCAGACAGAAAGATGAAGGGTATGGTTGATCTCATAATCCACTACGGGCACACATCATTTCCCATTGACTATGAGGTGCCTGTCATATTCATTGAGGCCCGTTCAGGGGTTGAGATAAGAGAGGTACTTGAGGATGCCGCCAATCTCCTGGAAGGGCACAGGAGAGTGGGCCTTGCAACAACTGCACAGCACCTCCACCTCCTTGATGAGGCAGAGTCTTTCCTTGAGCAGAGGGGCTTTGAGGTTGTTAAGGGCTCAGGGGTAAACACCGCTGAGGGCCAGGTACTGGGATGTAACTTTTCAGCCATAAGGAACACCGATGCAGATGCGTACCTCTTCATTGGAAGCGGAAACTTCCATCCACTGGGCATAAAACTTTTAACGGGAAGGGATGTTGTGGTGGCTGACCCCTACCATGGGGAGGTAAGAAGACTGGATGAATTCGCAGATAGAGTCCTCAGGATCAGATTTGCAAGGATAAACAGGTCATCCTCTGCCAGGAGGTGGGGGATACTAGTCTCATCAAAGGAGGGGCAGAGGAGATTCAAACTGGCCCTTGAGATAAAAAGGAAACTGGAGTCTGCTGGAAGGGAGGCATTCATATTCCTACTTGAGAACATATCACCGGAGGCACTGCTACCATTCAGGGAGATCGAGGCGTTCGTTGTCACTGCTTGCCCAAGGATTGCCATTGACGACTCACAGATCTATGATAGGCCACTCCTTAACCCATCGGAACTTGAGATAGCCCTCGGTGAAAGGGAATGGGAGGATTACGTCCTCGATGAGATAATATTTTCCTGAAGATCTTCACTGATGGTTTAACTGGATCCATACAGAAACCATGTTATCATCTTACAGATATATGCTGTGTGCGCCGGTCGATCCTCAACTTATCATACAAAAAGCATATATATAATCAGAAAGTAATCATAACCCACTATAAGCTGAGGTATTGTTTTTACCTTCAAGAGGTGAATGGATGAAAGTTAAATCTGGGGACATCGTTTTTCCCGGAGACTTTTTAGCTGTAAGTGAAGAGGTAATCCCCTCAGAGGGGACCTACGACGACGATGGAGAAATAAAGTCCCTTGTTGTTGGAGAGGTGGCAAGGGATGATAGGAATAAGAGCATAAAGGTAATCTCAAAGTTCAGCACACCCCCAATCCTCAGGACGGGTTCAAGGGTCATTGGAGAGGTGATAGATGTGAGGGGCCAGAGGGCCCTTGTGAGGATACACAGCATCAAGGGTAACAGGAGGGCCCTTGCAACCTACTTTGTCGGGGGCGTCCATGTTTCACAGGCAAAGAAGGGCTACCTCTCGAAACTTACAGAGGCCTTCAGGATAGGGGATATAGTGGAGGCAAGGGTTACAAAGGTTATGGGCCTTGATGGTATAGACCTCCAGACCTCCTCCCGTGACCTTGGGGTCATAAAGGCCATGTGCACAAGGTGCAGGCACTTCATGGAGATGAACGGCAAGGACGAGGTGAAGTGCCCCAACTGTGAAAACAGGGAAAAAAGGAAACTATCAGCGAATTATGAAGGTTAAGGGGTAATGAAAAATGGAAGTCATTCTTAACAAGAGATATGAAATGGAGATAGTATTCGAGGGTGAAACACACACCCTCTGCAATGTACTGAGGAGCATACTGATGGAGGATGAAACCGTTAAGGCCGCGGCCTACTCCATCGACCACCCCATAGTGGGGGAACCACAGCTTTACATAAGGGCAAGGAGCCCCAAGAAATCACTCGTTAAGGCAGCAGGGACTCTCATTGAGAGATGCGATGAGTTCAGGTCACTCATAGAGTCAGCCTAACTATTTTTATGGAGAACCGTAATTTCAGGCAGATAAAATCTGAGATAAGGATTCTCGGGATAGATGATGCTCCCTTCACACCCAGAAGTGACGAGGATGTGCTCATCGTGGGCACAGTCTTCAGGGGAGGGTACTGGCTTGACGGGGTCCTCACAACAAAAATAAGGGTGGATGGGGATGATGCCACAGAGAAGATAGTTGAAATGGTGAATGGCTCCAGGCACCTCAACCAGCTGAGGGTTATAATGCTGGACGGCCTCACCTTCGGCGGCTTCAATGTGGCGGATATAAATGAGATATCCTCAAGAACGGGACTACCTGTCATAGTGGTTGTACGCAAATATCCTGACCTTGAGAGGATAAGGAGAGCTCTGAAGCACAGATTCCCTGACTGGAAGAAGAGGTGGCAGATGATAGAGGACGCCGGGGAGATCCACCGGGTAGAATCCACCGAGACGGTTTACATACAGACTGCCGGTATAGATCCGGAGGATGCAGCTGAGATCGTGAGGCTTTCAACGACCAGAAGTTCCATTCCCGAGCCCCTCCGGGCGGCACATCTCATTGCATCAGGGGTTAAACTTGGTGAGTCAAGGGGCAGCGCATGAGGTATTGGTATGAGGGCACCACTACTCACGGTGGATGTGATAATAAGGTTATCAGAGGACACCCTGGTACTTGTGAGGAGGGGAAAACCCCCATATGAGGGCTCATGGGCCATTCCAGGGGGATTCGTTGAGTACGGGGAAACAGTGGAGGAAGCTGCAAGGAGGGAGGCCCTCGAGGAGACAGGACTGGATGTGGAACTTAGGGGACTTCTTGGCGTATACTCGGACCCCTCAAGGGATCCCAGGGGGCACACAGTGAGTATCTGCTTCACCGCAGTTGCTTCAGGAAGGCCCGTTGCAGGATCCGATGCTGCCGAAGTCAGGGTGTTCCATATTGAGGATATACCCCGTGATAACCTTGCATTTGACCATTCACGGATACTTGATGACTTTATAAAATCTATTCGAAACCAGAAGACGGTAAATTAAATCAAAAAAATTATAAGTGTCATTGCAGAAAAATTTTAAAAATCAAAAAATTTAGTTTCTCTTATCAGGAGGAAGAAAATGGAGTTCTGTCCCAGGTGCGGAGCTGTAATGTTTCCAGTGAAGGGGAAATTCAGCTGTCAGTGTGGCTATGAAAAGGATATCACAGATAAACTCAAGGATAAATACAATTTTTCAGAGGAAGTTGAATCAAAGGACAACGTCATATTCACAGGAGATGATGTGAGCACACTACCAACAACAAGGGTGGAATGCCCGAAATGTGGTAATATGGAGGCCTTCTGGTGGCTGCAGCAGACAAGGAGGGCTGATGAATCTGAGACAAGGTTCTTCAGGTGCACCCGCTGCAAGTACACCTGGAGGGAATACGATTGAGGTATGAAGCGCCCGGCTCCAGGTTTCCTGAAGATGGATTGAGGAAGGTTCACCATGAGCACAGAAAAAACCGGAACCAAAGATTCCGGAGCTGAAAGCAAGGAGAAATCAGGGGAACCGAATTCTCTGAAGGGTTTCATATTAAGGATAAAGGAAGAAATCCAGAGTGATGAATCTGATCATGGATTTCCGGTTACACTTATAATAAGGTACCGGGACGATATAATCAGGTACTCAGCCATGGCCCTTGGAGCGGTACTTATAATCGCAGGAATAATCGCAATTATCGGATCATCAGAGAGGGTTGTGGACAATGTTGTCTCGGGTGAGAATACAGTCATCGCAGCATTCCTCATACTCACGGGACTCCTGTTGCTGGGCGCCTCAATGATACATAGCATCATAGGCAGGACTCCCCTTGAAAGGCTCTATAAACAGGTTAAGAGTGCTGAAAGAGGGGAAGAGGAAAAGGATGAGAAATAGTATATAAAGAATGACCCCAATATCTAGCTATATAGGATAAGGAGGACGAAAATGTTCAAGGCAGAATTGAATGATCCTAACATTTTAAGGACGAGTTTCGATGCCATATCATCCATCGTTGATGAGGTTCAGATACAGATCAGTGCCGAAGGCCTGCGCCTCGACGCCCTTGACAGGTCCCACATCACATATGTGCACCTTGAACTGAAATCTGAACTCTTCGATGAATACGTCTGCGATGAACCAGAGAAGATAAACGTGGATACAGAGGAACTCATGAAGGTCCTCAAGAGGGCCAAGGCAAACGACAGGGTTATACTCTCAACCGATGAGGGAAACCTGATAGTCCAGTTTGAGGGAGAGGCTGTAAGGACCTTCAAGATAAGGCTGATTGACATTGAATATGAAACCCCAAGTCCTCCTGAAATCCAGTATGAGAACGAATTTGAG is part of the Methanothermobacter sp. K4 genome and encodes:
- the rsmA gene encoding 16S rRNA (adenine(1518)-N(6)/adenine(1519)-N(6))-dimethyltransferase RsmA, with protein sequence MTGLYRETRDVLRKYGVRLRRSLGQNYLVDDGKRQRILKYANLGPHDHVLEIGAGIGTLTLPMAELAGHVTAIESDPFIAGILADRVKGDNVDIIVGDALKVDFPEFNKVVSNLPYQISSPVTFRLLRHEFELGVLMYQREFAARMVAEPGTRNYSRLSVMLHFLAEVRIVDYLKPGCFFPRPRVDSAVVTFRPTGFRLPALFEDVCRALFQHRKKKTSKSLRESFHEIKVDLNLNEVLDVLPSDILEKRVFQLKPEEILEIAERMEDLSGAS
- a CDS encoding RNA polymerase Rpb4 family protein, with the protein product MIGKKVLESEPVSMAEVKEILEKFGEEHELTYEQNLVLDHVTRFSRLDPETSRSLIEELMGIPNLKRRHAVKIADIMPVDLSDLRLIFAKERVPIKAEDLPGILEVIDKYRVE
- a CDS encoding DUF655 domain-containing protein, producing the protein MEEYAIILDYLPLGYVSEGFGTFKKRPVAQALGKDEFTLLELTPRPDVDLEIHEEVYIGKGKRDKIARINRRLRHNELTATARVELPYVIEEIIKSNEDRFVRFFNEAGPISTRLHQLELLPGIGKKRMWDILKAREEKPFESFEDIKNRVPMLSDPVKLIVRRVLMELDVEGAKRGKRKYTIFTRPPQKKRD
- a CDS encoding HemK2/MTQ2 family protein methyltransferase produces the protein MIRYGELKIETCRDVYEPAEDTFLLADNLDVGEGESVLEIGTGTGLVAIKASEKADVTATDINPTAVECARKNAALNGSRLRLLHGDLFDPVRGEKFDVILFNTPYLPVGEEDFTEDPIDLAWNGGPDGRRVIDRFLDDVAEHLKPGGRIQLVQSSLSDTERTLERLRTLGFDAEVTASERYFFEEIVLIRAVMNEG
- the lysA gene encoding diaminopimelate decarboxylase; the protein is MFSDIEVNDKGHLVIGGADAVELADEYGTPLYVIDEMRIRDNYRRLHRAFSRNYSDFQVFYACKANTNLAVMRILEEEGSGIDAVSPGEIYTALMAGFDPERILYTGNNVRDDELQFALEAGVRINIDSRSQLLRLAEMAPEGLEVSFRVNPLVGAGHHEHCITGGEMSKFGIMESEAPEVYSLALDLGLKPVGIHAHIGSGILDPEPFMLAVESLMDIAGRVHGETGVEFEFIDFGGGLGIPYTPDEEPLDIDEFASRITCLFKDKLSDYGLGKPVMCLEPGRYIVGDASYLLTRVNTIKESYRKFAGVDAGFNTLLRPAMYGSYHHILVADRPLAEPSGKIDIAGNVCESGDLFARDRPMPEVSEGDILAIMNAGAYSFSMASQYNSRPRPAEVLVRDGDAEVVRRRETFADLLSGQTIPPRLLKR
- the dapF gene encoding diaminopimelate epimerase is translated as MTRMVMFSKMHGLGNDYVVIDESTQECIPEDKKSEFVREVCTRGFSVGADGVIFVQPAAGEGDIRFRIFNADGSEAEMCGNGIRCFSKFVYDNAIVRKGKLDVETLAGIKTVELEVGDDGSVVSSRVDMGTATFKTDQIPMDVGECEFIDRFLPVEGEDIKLTALSVGNPHAVIFVDDARSVDLERLGPAIENHPLFPERINVHFVEVVDPSEIIMVTWERGAGPTMACGTGATASVIAGVKLEKLDDSVLVHLPGGELKIDVYQEGTELGAYMEGDAVLVFDGILIRDP
- a CDS encoding 50S ribosomal protein L21e produces the protein MRRSRGFRSKTRHKLQKVKRPGRSNPITRKIQSFSEGDLVHIIIDPSIHRGQPHPRFHGKTGRVAGMMGRSYVVSIRDGNKEKQLVVRPEHLQMQE
- a CDS encoding helix-turn-helix transcriptional regulator, translated to MKTLIREYRNKLGLTQEELAEMVGVTRQTIIALERGRYSPSLILAHRITRALGGEHIEDIFLLDEDG